A region from the Nymphalis io chromosome 9, ilAglIoxx1.1, whole genome shotgun sequence genome encodes:
- the LOC126770837 gene encoding globin-like isoform X2, with translation MLCKIDDSYSSVERAAAKVTMGSWLSYLWWGGDPDIVNTQSGLTRREVYAVQQSWAPVYANSVANGTELLRRLFRAYPETKDFFKMVKKSSEEDYSQNPQFKAHVINLMSSINLAVLNLNQPEVVTAMMNKLGESHGRRKIQKEHFYSLKDVIVKMFIEVLKLEGATLAAWGKTVDFWYKHIFETLSQGDTR, from the exons ATGTTATGTAAAATTGACGACAGTTATAGTTCAGTTGAACGCGCAGCAGCTAAG GTGACAATGGGTAGCTGGTTAAGCTATCTTTGGTGGGGTGGAGACCCAGATATAGTGAACACACAGTCTGGTCTGACGAGACGTGAGGTTTACGCAGTTCAGCAGTCATGGGCGCCAGTGTATGCGAACTCTGTTGCAAATGGAACCGAGTTGTTAAGGAG ATTGTTCCGAGCATATCCAGAAacgaaggatttttttaaaatggtgAAGAAGTCTTCAGAAGAGGATTATTCTCAAAACCCTCAGTTCAAAGCGCACGTGATCAATTTGATGAGCTCCATTAACTTGGCAGTTCTCAACCTCAATCAGCCAGAAGTTGTCACCGCCATGATGAATAAACTAGGAGAGTCGCACGGGAGacgaaaaatacaaaaagaacatttttat AGCTTAAAGGACGTCATAGTGAAGATGTTCATCGAAGTTTTAAAACTGGAAGGAGCGACGCTCGCTGCTTGGGGCAAGACAGTGGACTTTTGGTACAAGCACATCTTTGAAACGTTAAGTCAAGGAGACACGAGATAA
- the LOC126770885 gene encoding uncharacterized protein LOC126770885, whose protein sequence is MSMPDAPLSRDATAVTALPATGETMRVGVRVPVFNPDDPELWFAQLEGQFTLSGIREDSTKFYYVLAQLEPQHTAEIRDLVVAPPSTGRYDKLKAELIRRLSASQERKIKQLLMHEELGDRKPTQFLRHLQHLAGPTVPTDFIRTIWSSRLPTHLQTCIAAQHTKMSLEDMAELADRINEIVPATLQVSEQVAVPVAGRVAGQVASASSSTLGVPSTSFESLNQTVAELSKQMEILSMQLNRRQPRSRSRFAIDRSRRHSRARSRSQTNNYPYCWYHYRFGERARKCIQPCSYKKMGNSQGSQ, encoded by the coding sequence ATGTCAATGCCGGACGCTCCATTATCACGTGACGCCACAGCTGTTACCGCCCTTCCGGCCACTGGAGAAACGATGCGAGTTGGAGTGAGAGTACCTGTATTCAACCCAGATGATCCAGAATTATGGTTCGCACAGCTCGAAGGTCAATTCACCCTGTCCGGCATCCGAGAAGACTCCACGAAGTTCTATTACGTACTAGCGCAACTAGAACCACAGCACACGGCGGAAATAAGGGACCTGGTCGTAGCTCCACCTTCCACCGGCAGGTACGACAAATTAAAAGCCGAATTAATACGGAGGCTGTCAGCTTCACAAgagcgtaaaataaaacaacttctAATGCACGAGGAACTCGGTGATAGAAAGCCCACACAATTTTTACGGCATCTACAACACCTAGCTGGGCCAACTGTTCCAACCGATTTTATCCGTACCATCTGGTCAAGTCGACTCCCAACGCATTTGCAGACGTGTATAGCAGCGCAGCATACGAAGATGAGCCTTGAAGACATGGCAGAGCTTGCCGACCGTATCAACGAAATCGTTCCAGCAACATTGCAAGTGTCCGAGCAAGTAGCCGTGCCAGTAGCCGGTCGAGTAGCCGGGCAAGTAGCCAGTGCATCTAGTTCCACTCTAGGAGTACCAAGTACTAGTTTCGAAAGCCTGAATCAGACCGTAGCTGAGCTGAGCAAGCAGATGGAGATACTTAGCATGCAACTTAACCGAAGACAGCCACGATCCCGCTCACGATTCGCCATAGACAGATCGCGACGACATTCCCGCGCACGTTCCCGctcacaaacaaataactacCCGTACTGTTGGTACCATTATAGATTCGGCGAGCGCGCACGCAAATGTATTCAACCGTGTAGCTACAAGAAGATGGGAAACTCTCAAGGCAGCCAGTAG
- the LOC126770837 gene encoding globin-like isoform X3 has protein sequence MGSWLSYLWWGGDPDIVNTQSGLTRREVYAVQQSWAPVYANSVANGTELLRRLFRAYPETKDFFKMVKKSSEEDYSQNPQFKAHVINLMSSINLAVLNLNQPEVVTAMMNKLGESHGRRKIQKEHFYSLKDVIVKMFIEVLKLEGATLAAWGKTVDFWYKHIFETLSQGDTR, from the exons ATGGGTAGCTGGTTAAGCTATCTTTGGTGGGGTGGAGACCCAGATATAGTGAACACACAGTCTGGTCTGACGAGACGTGAGGTTTACGCAGTTCAGCAGTCATGGGCGCCAGTGTATGCGAACTCTGTTGCAAATGGAACCGAGTTGTTAAGGAG ATTGTTCCGAGCATATCCAGAAacgaaggatttttttaaaatggtgAAGAAGTCTTCAGAAGAGGATTATTCTCAAAACCCTCAGTTCAAAGCGCACGTGATCAATTTGATGAGCTCCATTAACTTGGCAGTTCTCAACCTCAATCAGCCAGAAGTTGTCACCGCCATGATGAATAAACTAGGAGAGTCGCACGGGAGacgaaaaatacaaaaagaacatttttat AGCTTAAAGGACGTCATAGTGAAGATGTTCATCGAAGTTTTAAAACTGGAAGGAGCGACGCTCGCTGCTTGGGGCAAGACAGTGGACTTTTGGTACAAGCACATCTTTGAAACGTTAAGTCAAGGAGACACGAGATAA
- the LOC126770837 gene encoding globin-like isoform X1 — translation MLYFYLCSTFVLLSAFVVLKRVKLRQKVTMGSWLSYLWWGGDPDIVNTQSGLTRREVYAVQQSWAPVYANSVANGTELLRRLFRAYPETKDFFKMVKKSSEEDYSQNPQFKAHVINLMSSINLAVLNLNQPEVVTAMMNKLGESHGRRKIQKEHFYSLKDVIVKMFIEVLKLEGATLAAWGKTVDFWYKHIFETLSQGDTR, via the exons ATGCTTTATTTCTACCTGTGTTCAACATTTGTTTTGTTGTCAGCGTTCGTTGTGCTAAAGAGGGTGAAACTTAGACAAAAG GTGACAATGGGTAGCTGGTTAAGCTATCTTTGGTGGGGTGGAGACCCAGATATAGTGAACACACAGTCTGGTCTGACGAGACGTGAGGTTTACGCAGTTCAGCAGTCATGGGCGCCAGTGTATGCGAACTCTGTTGCAAATGGAACCGAGTTGTTAAGGAG ATTGTTCCGAGCATATCCAGAAacgaaggatttttttaaaatggtgAAGAAGTCTTCAGAAGAGGATTATTCTCAAAACCCTCAGTTCAAAGCGCACGTGATCAATTTGATGAGCTCCATTAACTTGGCAGTTCTCAACCTCAATCAGCCAGAAGTTGTCACCGCCATGATGAATAAACTAGGAGAGTCGCACGGGAGacgaaaaatacaaaaagaacatttttat AGCTTAAAGGACGTCATAGTGAAGATGTTCATCGAAGTTTTAAAACTGGAAGGAGCGACGCTCGCTGCTTGGGGCAAGACAGTGGACTTTTGGTACAAGCACATCTTTGAAACGTTAAGTCAAGGAGACACGAGATAA